aatgtggGTTTTTCAGTCACTACCTCTTCTGAATGGTTTCTTTAGCTGTAAATCTGTGTTTTTTGCAGGCGGTAGAAATTTCTGAATACCGCTTTCTTTTGTCGTTTGCAGGTGATAGAAATATCTGATTACCGCGCTCAGCTATACGACTACCTGAAGAACCGGATGATGGCGATCGCCCCCAATCTGACGGTGATGGTGGGCGAGCTGGTTGGCGCTCGTCTCATCTCGCATGCCGGTGAGACGTTGTCCAGTTTCAACACTTAAGCAAGCTCGAGCACTGATGACAATGACATTCTGTCGCTTCAAACTGAAACATTCCTGATGGTTTTCAGTCACTACCTCCACTGAGCTTTCAAACTGATCCAATTTGAAGTTTGGCTTAAGAGCCAGGCGCCTTGCTCACTTTGACTTTTTGTCTCCCAGGTTCGCTATTGAATCTGGCAAAGCACCCAGCCTCCACAGTTCAAATCCTGGGGGCAGAAAAGGCACTGTTCCGAGCGCTTAAGACCCGCAAAGACACGCCCAAGTACGGTCTCCTTTACCATGCCTCTCTTGTGGGCCAGACCAGTGCCAAGAACAAGGGCAAGGTACAGTAACACTAAACTGCCTGAAGCATTAAACATGGTTGCTTtgaaatgaatttatttttttgtccagaTCTCCAGAATGTTAGCAGCCAAAACATCCCTTGCCGTCCGCTATGATGCCCTCGGGGAGGACACAAATGCAGAAATGAGTGTGGCAAACCGAGCCAAAGTGGAGGCCAGGTTACGGTACTTAGAGGAGAGAGGGGTAAGTCCAAATGTCCCCTACAAGCAGGATTTATTTGATTGCTTGTTTTGTTGGCATCCTCCCATTCAAGAAGtaattctcaatttttttttcccccagtaacACCTAAAGAATATTTTTTGCTCATGAgcaacattttttaaacaaaaaaacgtaAAATGGTTTTAAATGTAACGGCCAAGTAGAAGTTTTATGCATAGAATTAATCGATAATCTTGGCTAAATCTAATCGGATCTGGTCGTcatttgttgtctttttatATTTTGGGCCTATATTTTAAACGACTGAGTTCATTGTTAAATCTTTTGACTTTACAAGTGCCTGACATCTTTTCTACATTAATGACTTATATTCTTCAGATTCAACGAATCAGTGGAACGGGAAGAGTTAAACCCCAGGCCGACAAATATATGCACAAGAGGTAAATCCTTGATTCGTCAAAACTTTTCGCATTTTCTCCAAACAACATGACTGTAACCGAGGAAATCTTCTCACTTCCTCctaccaatccaaaaaaaacagtGAAGTGAGATTATACGACCCATCTGGGGATTCTTTAATCCCCTCCACTTCAAAGAAGAGGAAACTTGAAGAGATGGAGAAGGAGGAAAAGGACCCTGAGGTGAAAGTCAAAAAGCCCAAAAAGGAACGCCAAGCAGCAACAGGTGGGTGAAGTGTAAGGGCAAAATGCAATGTGATTGAATGGCTGCTTTTTTTATTATCTGAAGTTCACTTACATGATTTTTCGAACTTCACCGAATGTCTAACAGAGGAAGAAGGTGAAACGTCCACAGCTGCCACCGAAGACACccccaagaaaaagaaaaaaaagaagaaagatagTGCTGAAGAGCCACAAGTGGAGGAAGAGAGTGCTGAGGTGACGGAGGTACAACTTGTGATCAGAACTGCTTTTTcacttgaattgtttttttctctaatTGCCAACTTTTCATCTTCAGCcaccaaagaagaaaaagaagaaaaagatcaAGAACGAGAAGGAAGATTGAAAAGAACAGTGTATATTTGAGTGTTTTTCTTTCCATCATGTTTTTTAAACTGGATTAAAGCGGTCTTTAGTCCCTGTATATCA
This region of Syngnathus typhle isolate RoL2023-S1 ecotype Sweden linkage group LG2, RoL_Styp_1.0, whole genome shotgun sequence genomic DNA includes:
- the nop58 gene encoding nucleolar protein 58, whose product is MLVLFETAAGYAIFKVLDESKLQQVDSLYKEFETPEKANKIVKLKHFEKFQDTTEALAAATALVEGKVSKTLKKVLKKMVAKDAHEQLAISDAKLGGVIKEKLELSCIHSPAVAELMRCIRSQMEGLISGLPPREMSAMSLGLAHSLSRYKLKFSPDKVDTMIVQAISLLDDLDKELNNYIMRCREWYGWHFPELGKVITDNLAYCKTVSKIGDRTNVAGSDLSDLIPEEIETEVKLAAEISMGTEVSEQDINNIRHLCEQVIEISDYRAQLYDYLKNRMMAIAPNLTVMVGELVGARLISHAGSLLNLAKHPASTVQILGAEKALFRALKTRKDTPKYGLLYHASLVGQTSAKNKGKISRMLAAKTSLAVRYDALGEDTNAEMSVANRAKVEARLRYLEERGIQRISGTGRVKPQADKYMHKSEVRLYDPSGDSLIPSTSKKRKLEEMEKEEKDPEVKVKKPKKERQAATEEEGETSTAATEDTPKKKKKKKKDSAEEPQVEEESAEVTEPPKKKKKKKIKNEKED